AGCCGTCCGGCCGGGATCGCGAAGATCGCGGGAAAGAGCGCGAACATCGTCATCACGAGCCCCACCGCCCACTCGGAATGCCCCAGCCGAAGGACGCTCAGCGGCGCGGCCAGGCGAGCCCCCTGCACGCAGGCGTGCAGTCCGACCTGGCATGCGACCAGCGCCACCAGGGCGCTACGCATGGATGTCGGGGAAACACCGCGCCCATTCACGCCCGCACCTCGATCCCCGCGATCGCCGCTTCGAGCAGGCGCACCGCGGACGCATGATGCTGCGCGCCGGTTTCCGCCGGTGCCTTGCCTGCGCAGGATCGCGCATGGCTCGCCTCGAGCATGATGCCGAGCTTGAAGCGTGCCATCGCGACGTACCAGTCGATCGCCGACAGGTCGCGCGCGGTGCGCTGGCGATAGTGTTCGATGAGTTCGGCAGTCGAGGGAAGACCGTCGGCGGGCGCGATACGGATGGTGCCGGCGCCCCGCCCGTCGCGGTCGGGCCAGGTCGCGACGAGCCAGCCGAGGTCGAGCAGCGGATCCCCCAGCGTCGCAAGCTCCCAGTCGATGATCGCTGCAAGCGCCGGCCGGTCATGCCGGAACATCACGTTGCCGAAGTGATAATCGCCGTGCATCAGCCCCGGAACGTTGGCTGCCGGCACGTGCGCTTCGAGCCAGTCGGCCACCTCGCGCACACCAGGCAGCGCCTGCGGCCCCG
This DNA window, taken from Thauera sp. K11, encodes the following:
- a CDS encoding phosphotransferase family protein, with protein sequence MDAQGLGSGAIDSVTPLTGGTQNVLLRLFGDGAEYVLRCPPPGAKPEIHATFLREARLLGALAGTAVPHPRLIAACRDASVLGAPFYLMAPVDGFTATPTPLRGLYATDPTWRHAMGLSMVDALLRLGEVAPDAVGLADFGRPEGFLERQVPRWLKHLERCAEQPGWPGPQALPGVREVADWLEAHVPAANVPGLMHGDYHFGNVMFRHDRPALAAIIDWELATLGDPLLDLGWLVATWPDRDGRGAGTIRIAPADGLPSTAELIEHYRQRTARDLSAIDWYVAMARFKLGIMLEASHARSCAGKAPAETGAQHHASAVRLLEAAIAGIEVRA